ACCTTGTTGTCGAACTAAGGTATATATATACTGGTTCCGGTCCCATACCAACACCAGAACCTGGCACTCTGCTGTTACTGGGTCTTGGCTTGTGCGGGCTTTACCTGACAAGAGTGAAGAGAATGATTTAAGAGTTGATCACGACGTTACTTGAACGAAAAAGCCGATGGACAGGATAATCGCTGTCCATCGGCTTTTCTGATTCATCATTAACGCTAAAATCTCCTGACCGTGGTTCTCCTAATATCCTGATCTGCAAACAAAATGGAAGCCAATGGCTTCCATTTTGATATCCGACATTTCTGGCAAAGTGCGACGGCTACGATCCAAGCTCCCTGCTGCGCTGTTCGGCCTTGTGGACTGCGTCAATGACCGCTCCACGCGTCGCTGTCCTGTCCAGATGGTTCAGGGCGGCGATGGTGGTTCCAGCTGGAGAGGTGACCATATGCTGCAAGGTAGAGAGGCTCAGGCCTGTTTCCGAGGCCAGTTTGACCGAACCTTCCAGGAGGCCGGCAACCATCTGCTCGGCAAGGGGGCGGCTCAGCCCCGCGGAAACGCCGGATTGGACCAAGGCGTCCATAAAGTAATAGACATAGGCCGGCCCCGAGCCCACCAGGGCCGTGAAGGCATGAAAATCCTTCTCAGCCAGGACGTGCACCTGGCCCAGCAGGGCCAGCATTTCCAGGACGATCTCCTTCTGCGCCTCGGTCAGTTGCGGATCTTCGAAGCAGACCGCGGTGACACCGGAACCGACCATGGCCGGCGTGTTCGGCATCACCCGCACCACGGCGCAACGCCGCTCGGACCAGTTTTGCAACTGCTCCAGGGTGATGCCCGCGGCAATGGAAATGATGCAGGTTGCGGAGCGCAATACTGGCTTGGCATCTGTCAGCACCCGGGACATGATCTGCGGCTTGACTGCCAGAAAAACAAAATCCGCGTCCTGAAGCACCGCTTCCATCGAGGACGCGGCGGAAAATCCCTCTGTCGATTCAAGTTCACACGCCTTGTGCACATCTGGATCAAAACCGCGGATGGTGGTGTCCGGAAGGTGGGATAGAGCCTTGATCAGGGCCGCTCCCATGTTTCCCAGCCCGATGCAGCCGACACGCAGAGTGCTCACCCTTGCAGCTCCATGGCATTGAAGAAGTAGGGAATCTCCTGAGCAGCCGTTTCCGAAGCGTCGGAACCATGCACCGTGTTTCGCTCCACATCCAGTGCCAGATCCTTGCGGATGGTGCCCGCGTCGGCATTGG
This genomic stretch from Desulfonatronum thiosulfatophilum harbors:
- the proC gene encoding pyrroline-5-carboxylate reductase, whose amino-acid sequence is MSTLRVGCIGLGNMGAALIKALSHLPDTTIRGFDPDVHKACELESTEGFSAASSMEAVLQDADFVFLAVKPQIMSRVLTDAKPVLRSATCIISIAAGITLEQLQNWSERRCAVVRVMPNTPAMVGSGVTAVCFEDPQLTEAQKEIVLEMLALLGQVHVLAEKDFHAFTALVGSGPAYVYYFMDALVQSGVSAGLSRPLAEQMVAGLLEGSVKLASETGLSLSTLQHMVTSPAGTTIAALNHLDRTATRGAVIDAVHKAEQRSRELGS